In Mytilus trossulus isolate FHL-02 chromosome 10, PNRI_Mtr1.1.1.hap1, whole genome shotgun sequence, the DNA window ctttATAGGTAGTCAGTGCCCCCTCAACGAAAGcttctggatccgccaatgtATATGTTTAACTTTATCGTATATATTGATTATATACCAAGTGGCATCCCTGTTATTATTCcaacattttgatttataaactaTACGAATTGTTTCATTATGACATATATGCAAGTAATCATATGGGTCTCGTTTACGATGACCCGGTTTTAACCTATGCCGTGTATCAGCCCCAAGTGCAAATGTTGAGTTGAAAGTAACATATTATACGTAGTTTTATGTAAAACTCTTAttctgatttatataattcttaCAATTTATGattagtataaactgtagaatagAAAACTATAGtaactttttttgtctttcaaaTTGGTTGATTTATGGTATTGAACTGTGACCTGAGTTTTGTGTCAATTGATCTTACTTGACAcatgattaaaacattttttttctcaaaattccCCTTGAATAGTAAGACACTAAGGTCCCATTTCCCTGCGGAATttggcacttgtttctatccattggaagaaccactatcaacgtatatttacgttcaatggatagaaacaagtgcctgtgcattAAGTCCTATATGTAGTCTTACAGCACTgactttcaaatgttaaaagtgAGCGTTCGGGCGCACAAAGTCGATAAAGTCTTATTTAAACTGGCACACAGTATGATTGTTACCTCATGACCAGTTGCTTAAGTGGATAGGGGTAACTGCTATTTTTTGGCTCACTTGGCCCAAAGGGCCGAGTGAGCTCTTCTCattacttggcgtccgtcgtccgtcgtcttcGTCcttcgtcgtcgttaacttttacaaaaatattctcctctgaaactaatgggccaaatttaagcaaacttggccacaatcatcattagggtatttagttttaaaaatgtgtccggtgacccgaccaaccaaccaatatggccgtcatggctaaaagaaaacataggggtaaaatgtagtcaagatctatctgccctgaaattttcagatgaattgaacaactggttgttgggttgttgcccccccattggtaatttttaaagaaattttgctgtttttggttattatcttgaatactatcaTAGATActaagagataaactgtaaacagcagtataatgttcagcaaagtaagatctacaaataagtcaacataaccaaaatggtcagttgactgCTTAAGgatttattgccctttatagtcaattttaacaattttcattaatttggtaattttttgtaaattttaacaaaatattttcctctgttactaatgggacaatatagaaaagaagatgtggtatgattgccaatgagacaactatccacaaaagaccaaaatgacacagacattaaaactataggtcaccgtacggccttcaacaatgagcaaagcccataccgcatagtcagctataaaaggtcccgtacggccttcaacaatgagcaaagcccataccgcatagtcagctataaaaggtcccgataagacaatgtgtaatcaattcaaacgagaaaactaacggccttatttatgtgtttatagatatagaaaattttaagaggcaagaatgttcagtaaagtaagatctacaaccacatcaccatcaccaaaacataattttgttataaatccATCTGTATCCTTTGattaatatgcacataaaccaaggtgagcgacacaggctcttaagagcctctagttttgttcCGGATTGGGTGCTTAGGTGTTGACTTGCAGATTTAAGTTCTAATGATTACAAATATCAAACTTTTGTTATAGATTTCATTCTGGTGACTGATGAACAGCATCGACGGTTCGGGGAACTAATATCAAAATTTCCTTTCCTTAATTCAAccttaaataatttaaatcaaagTACTTAAGTACTGAACAtctaaaatgaatttataaccAATGATAAGGAATATTAGTTTGCACTTGATGATGTGTACGTattcatcatgtttatagatCGGTTAAAAACCCAAAACGAATATTTTGTAATGGAAATTTAGGCGAAAACAATACACCGGAATGCCCTCACGGTCATCCGctgtacaaaaaaaaaggagatgtggtatgattgccaataaaacaactagctttcaaagttcaaatgaagtgaatgTAAGCCATTATAGGCAACCATGCGACCTTCACCAATGAGGAACACCCATACTGTATATATAGTCGGCTCTAATAGGCCCGACATTAAACACATAAAACagttcaattgagaaaactgacggcctaatttataacaaaaaaggttACAAAAAACAGACATACCAGACGTAAACCAAtgcaaccactgaactacaggatcctgacttaggacaggcacataaataaTTGAGCGGGGTTTAATATGTTTGATGTGGGCGCTCAAACCtcccttaacctgggacagtggtgtaacagaagtaaaaagaaaaacaactattaaaataagttaaaaaaggCATAACTCTTCAGATCGATTCGTAGAAAATaacttcaaacaaaaacaaaacacagacCTGACGAGGCAAGGTGTATATCCATCCCTGCATTATATTACGAACTGGAAAGATTCAGACAAAAATTATTGTTGAAATCATGCCAATACCAAAATACTGCCGACTAAGCGAttgttcactttttttttatcaataccaTTTACCAgttacaaaaatactaaaatagatataggaagatgtggtgtgagtgccaatgagacaactctccatccaagtaacaatttaaaaagtacaattataggttaaagtacggccttcaacacggagccttggctcacaccgaacaacaagctataaagggccccaaaattactagtgttaaaccattcaaacgggaaaaccaacggtctaatctacataaacaaaacgagaaacgagaaacacgtatatattacataaacaaacgacaactactgtacatcagattcctgacttaggacaggtgcaaacatttgcagcgggattaaacgttttaatagatccaaaccttctccctttttctgaaacaatagcataacatcacaacatagaaaaacacacgataaaatatcaattggcagacttaactcaatcaaaaaacgtatgattacacaatgaacgaataaatctgatctgcgatatctgaatacaaatgcacagttaattaaatattagagacaaacattcatgaccaacaagctaacaaacaaattcaaacaaagccatggcaggacatcactgagaaatatttaaccaatcaatattcactttagaaaaaaaacggttttaaaaaaataattataatcttgAAAGCATAACATAAAATGTTTGGGGACACAACAACcctaaagaaatcaaataaaacagctCATTCAAAACTATATAGTTCAACTTTGCTTGAGTGAGATGCAACCTTGGTTTAAGCACACtcacacaatttaaaaaatttaaaattcatatagTCAAAAGGCACTGTTTGAATCATGTCCGCACCCAAAAAAACACCAGTTGACTACAGGGCTATAGTACTAATACTtagttttgaattattaaatatGAATCGGATCTTTTACTAGCACGCTTAATTGATTGAATTTGCTTTTTTCTAGTAACTACAACGTAAATGGGCTGAGAACGAACGAAATAGATACATTAACAATGTCGAACAATACGTCTACCGAGACGGTGAGAGAGGAGACTACAGTATTCACCACTATACAGACCACTTCCACAGAAGTCAAGAGCACATCTACTGTAACAGgttgttcaaattattttataatgtggTGGAGCCAAATTTATTACTTCAATTTATACTTTCTCTTTTAAATAGGGAAACtctattaaaaatgtattttatagtagaaacatttattgtttatgGTGCGAAATTAGAATGTTTGCGAAATGTGTTATTTTTGTACGATGGGTCCCATTGGCCGAAGTAAGCCGACAAACATACTATTTAAAACTTACATATAAAGTCCTCGGTAAGAAAGATTGTtcaaagtacaaatgtatgtaacaAGCAACAGCGATATTTGtgatattacaaaaatattatggaaagttacaacgggatgaaaAGTGTAAGGATCTTTTTTCCAAACTACCAATAATTGTTTTCAGTAGGCACTGTAACTTGAAAGATTTTCTGGCTAACTCGTTAGTCcgaattttaaacaattataaaagtaatGTAACATGTGCAATCTTTCTGTACAAAGTATTATCTTTTTATCCGGAAATAAACAGTTTTCTTTGTATTCGGAAGTTAAACAGCTTGTAGTACTTTGTACAAACTTTCTGTACATAGTACTTTCTTTGTATTCGGCAGTAAAACAGCTTGTAGTACTTTGTACAAACTTTCTGTACATAATACTTTCTTTGTATTCGGCAGTAAAATAGCTTGTAGTACAAGCTGTAGTACTATGTACAAACTTTCTGTACAGATAACTTTCATCGTATTCGGAAGTAAAACAGCTTGTAGTACAATGTACATACATAGTACTTTCTTTGTATTCGGCAGTAAAATAGCTTGTAGTACAAGCTGTAGTACTATGTACAAACTTTCTGTACAGAGTACTTTCATCGTATTCGGAAGTAAAACAGCTTGTAGTACAATGTACAAACTTTCTGTACAGAGAACTTTCTTTTCACCCGGAAGTAAAACAGCTTGTATAGTGCTATGCAAAAACTTTCTGTAAAGAGTACTATATAAGTTTTAAATAGTATTTTTGTCGGCTTATTTCGGCCAtcttaatttttattgatatgattattttgtgttttttttttatagttgaagGCATGGGTGCCATGGCCATTGCTGGAACTGTTATTGGTGCGATAGTGGCTGCCTGTGTTATTGCTTGTTTAGCTGTTATTATCTTGTAAGTAGCATCTTTTTAGGTCACAAAAAAACTTATAGGAAAATTGATGTATGAAATGAATTTAAGGAGCGGGTcagtttcataaattttaactaataaaattgaaaatgaaaatggggaatgtgttaaagagacaacaactcgaccatagaaaaaaaacaacagcagaaggtcaccaacaggtcttcaatgtagaagattgttttctatttcatttttatttttgtacaatacTCGGCTGTGAAAGTCTCGTATTTGtgggataaattcgttatatatatatatggttcaCATCTGACCACCTGCGGACCATAGAGAGTGAGTAAAATTCGGCCTTATtcctaatgttttttttactaaccctctattgATCCGAAGGGGTTAGTAGCGAACTATATATTCACaaactattaaaccaagagttccaaatggtgaagttgaaatcatctcttcgttaAATTTACGGACGCcttcacgagttggttgatcgttatggaataaccgtttcacaaatgatatcagatatatatttcttacgtcgtaactacaatacccttccctttcatgaatgcgacctaccgaattagactatttaccggatttgttataacataagcaacacgacaggtgccacatgtggaggaggatctgcttacccttccggagcacttgtTCTTTCTGGTGTAATCAATGTTTCTATATGTGTGGTAAAactgttgtatttattttcaatgttataagGATGGAATTTATGATAAAGACACTTTTTGGGACCCTGgaactagaaattaaaaaaagtatactaCTATATAGTAGTtgaacaaatatgatatataaaactgGCATGTGTTCACAAGACTGTGAATTAAGTCTGTATGATATCATTAAATTATGAATGGCCAACAATTTCAAATTATGTTTTACACATAAGGAATAAGACTTCACGCATTTCATGTAAAACTGTCTCACTTTGACATCTTGTCATTAATATATAATAGGCCAATATAACTGTATGCAGTTGTATGGTGTTTGATGTTGTACCtaacaccttgactaaaattaattcggctcgtttaattttcatagaattaatgtataaattgaccctttgacaaaaatgtcaaaatttcaaaaacctGAATCAGAGacattaaaggaaaaaatggtttGATATacagcaatttgacaaacactaatattgatcattgagaagctgaCTATTTCCTTAACAATACAACGTGATTGAATTCGAAACGTTTAgttgactttacagagttatctccctgtagtgttcgGTACCACCTTTATAATACGCAGAGAATGGCCCGTGTCCATACTCCTGCTTTGGCCGAAACTGttctaataatatatatattttttttttttaatttgaatttttaatatctttagGATTCGATACAGGAAATCACAGAAGAAAAGCCAAGATAAATACAAACAGActgttaaaaacttaaaaattgacCAACTACCAACTCCCAGTGATGTAGCATCAGAGGAATTACGACCACCAGGACGGAAACCTGTCATACGAGAACCGGAAGTTGAGCCTGATCTTGGTTCATCTGTCTTACATTATCAGAATGTGGCCGAGTTAAAATATGAAAACGTTGATAGTCCCGCCGAACAACCAATCTACTTAGAACCACGGGGTGAAGATAAAAGACTTTATACAACAGGAGCAGGCTCAGAATACTATGTAGTTAATGACGATCCGAGTAAGGTTCCGAACTTACCCAGTCGCGATGACAAcccaaaacaaattaataaaatcagaACAAATTTTACTAGTGATTCGAACACTAAAAGACCAACTTCTCATTCAGCTAAAGATTATGTGAATTTGAAAGAGGAGATTATATTACCTCCTCATCCTAAACAGAAAGACAAACGCATGAAAATACAAGCTAAAAATGATTTAGCTGTTGACGAGGTTTATGAAAATGAGGAAATTCCTAAGATTCAACATTCAAAGAAACCAAAGAGATAAACGAGTGTTTATTGAATTCGTTTTTAATAAGTGTATAATAGTTGTTGACGTTGTTTTgttatgaatgaatgaatacatataacaaaatagTAAAGTAATTTGCTTAAAGTTTGCAATTTTggaatttgtaaaaaatcacTTGTTAATTGGGAAAAAATGTAACTagttacaaatttaaaaaagagaaagggtattttacttttatgatGGCGATAACACCAGTACTTAATCTTACCTCGATTAACGAAAATTTGGATGAGGTTTTGGCAGCATATAATATAAACGTCACTATTAAAAATATTGGCATTATTAAAAAGAATCTGTTGTCAGATTAGAAAtatgttcagttttttttaaaagggatcCCGTCACTATGCATACCAGCTCGAACTTTTTTTGTACGTTTGTAAGTTTTCCTATTTCATACCACGAACTGGCAGCCATATGcattattgaatttttttctagtaataagaaaacatttaatttagttGTTAGAatccaaacaaatataaatacattatcACCAAAACTTTCGTGAGTTTGGTTATTACTTTCCTTTCTTATATACATCTATAACTTCATTTTAAGTGAAGGAAACAAATCTCtgattttcttctttttttaagcAAGCGCAAAATtctttacttgaaaaaaaaacccacctgcTAAATTAAACATTCTCTGTGTAGAAAACAccaatcatttcaaattgagTGGAGAAACGAAAAGCTCAAACCTTATTTGATATTGATCGTTTTATGCATTGCATAATTTTAGACAAATTATGACTCAAGTTTTATCAGTTTTTGAAAAACAGGATGTTGCTTATGTacgcaaaaaaaaatgaagctaAATATGCAATCTTAACTGTTCGTATTTATTATGTcaacaaaaagattaaaacttgGAACGCAGATCTATATTTAGCCCGAATCTTAAAGAAATTGACCCTTATTCAATATTACagccgatttcattgagtgtgtagtcaaatgtaatatctttggttaaattgcttgctagctgaaccgtaaagtcattattaggttaaATAAACTTTCCtcctcatatatatataatagactagtccgacagataaccaatctatctgttTGTTGGACTAGGCTtcttcgaaaggagggtagtacACCTTACATATTAATGACTCCACGGTTCAGCTAAGAAGTCTGCTGTAAGTGTGACTGCGTGTTTACATTTATCAAAAGGACAGATAATAAACATCGCAGATGTGCATGGGACTATTATTTCTCGGCTTAAGTTTTCAGAATTGTTTGTCGTGTGCATGagtatgaaaaaaatagtatccattatatatttgtgttgcTCTTGTTTTGTCTTGTTTACGGTATTTTTATATTCCATGTCACATTCACCTCATATTTATAGTTATTATTGCGGCAGCATTATACAGCATTGTGTATTAATGTAAAACACATTCCTGCATTTTATTTCCggtaattaaatattattaattgaCATAGGTTTTAATATCTAaagaacaaattttattttcataataaagatttaattttaaaattcgtTAGACCCTttcttatttgttatttgtctgGCATGTTGACAATTTCGACCACTGAGTGTTCGtttcattaataaaacattttcattttagttataaaaaaattatttgtacgAGTTTTAAAATGAGTTACAATGCTTGGAAAATGAATAGAATTATATGCTTGACAAACACAATTATATGACCAAGAAGTAGAAGTAGACTTAAGAGAAAGGTAAGAAGGGTTTAGCATATAGGGCCTGcgtttataggtctttgtgtccattaAACTTTTTATGTCCATAAACTTTGAACAAAAAGATGATGACTGATATATTTGTTGCTGGACATGAAGCTGACAGctacatcaaatacaaatatgtcaTCAATGCCTTGCAGTACtgatttgtcgctggacatgaagcTCACAGctacatcaaatacaaatatgtcaTCAATGCCTTGCAGTACTGattcatttgttgagaaacatATTGCTTATGTTAGTTATATGCTTGACAAACACAAGTATATGACTAAGAAGTAGAAGTTTTTTAAGAGAGAGGTAAGACGAGTGCCTGCTTGTATAGGTTTTTGTGTTTATTACCATTCTACTTTATATTTGcagtttaaactttatatttgcagtttaaactttttaaaggaTAAGTACATTTCTAGTTTAATTTATGTCAACACCTtaatatatagaatattttttgttacttcAAAAGGGTGTGGTGTATGTCCAAGGATTGCAAAATTTCGGAGAATATATCGCGCAGTCATTTTTTGGATGCATCATTTGGTAGCTAAGTAGACATGTCGTTGAGAAGCACAACTGTGCTACACTGACTGTGTCTGTAaagattctatgtgcaaaaatgtaatagagttacgtccctgctaaactgaagtctgtaggttCCAGCtttggagttcccagtgaagacattttttttgtatgtcaatgagacagcaaccatagctacaaaaataagcaaagccccccccccccccccccaaaaaaaaagcaatacaataaatcagggtTTATTTCAGGCGTGTCAACacattgtattttaatttggcaaacaagaaacaagaaCCTGTTgaaaggattttaaattgacagaaagcaatgttttgcaacacacaCATGTTACTCTCTTCTTGGATAATGactgatatatttgtcgctggacataaaGCAGATTAATCGATGATTAAATGTTCTTATTGAATGCCTTGTAGAATGAATTAACtggaatttaaatttttctaaaGCAAAACACATAAatgttactatctttttgaaatagGACTGATATATTTGTTGCTGGACATGAAGCTCATAGctacatcaaatacaaatatgtcaTCAATGCCATGTAGTTCTAATTCattaaattaaagtcataagaaacgagtgaccggtaaaaaataatgttcttccaattcttgaaccaatgcatacaaacatcataaacttagtcttctgtgctcgaatttattatttttttagtgtaaatttcgtataattgtcaatatttttttcaatcggtcagtgttgttgtgaaaatatggcaggtaattaaagttcgtgttttgaagccgaagtttaacgattgtcacctgtttgtcaacaattcacgaaacataaacaaaaaagcatggaaattgagcacgtgtttaacatgtaaaattcagataatagattattttaaggacatccatgcgtattgtgatcaccggatttttacgagatgggtcacactgaggtcaccttgcatacggaaaatatgtcgggggaattgcttgctggaaggaagctattcaaataaagtaaacttcttctaaatatgaataaattaaaggaTTTTcgtcagaaaaaagtatatgtacataagttttataatgaaaactatccattgagttataaaaatcatatgcattatttttttttatttgaggtttcttatgactttaagagAAAGGTAGGAAGGGTTAATAATATAGGGCCTGCATTTGTAGGTGTTTGTGAATTTTGATATGGGAActgttatatttattgtttaaactttaaacagaTAAAGTATGTTCcttgtgtaaagttttaagatGACACcttcatatataaaataatttttttcttattacaaAAGGGTGTGGTGTATGTCAAAGGATTGCGAAATTTCGGAGAACATATCGCGCAGTCgttatttggatgcatcattctgtagctTAGTAGACATTTCGTTGAGAAGCACAACTGTCAGCTACACTGACTGTGTCTGTTaagattctatgtgcaaaaatgtgatagagttacgtccctgctaaactgaagtctgtaggtttcagctctggagttcccagtgaagacatttttttgtatgtttgcaaacacacatttaagatttaCAGCTActattacaaacaaaacaaaagttgaacTCTGCAGTACATCTTGACATGAACTCTCGTGCTTACTTCTTAAGAATTTTTGCTaataataatgacatgaaataaacaaataacataactaataattttgagccatacattttcccctaaaagacacagttcttatagtttacattcataaaa includes these proteins:
- the LOC134687017 gene encoding uncharacterized protein LOC134687017, which produces MSNNTSTETVREETTVFTTIQTTSTEVKSTSTVTVEGMGAMAIAGTVIGAIVAACVIACLAVIILIRYRKSQKKSQDKYKQTVKNLKIDQLPTPSDVASEELRPPGRKPVIREPEVEPDLGSSVLHYQNVAELKYENVDSPAEQPIYLEPRGEDKRLYTTGAGSEYYVVNDDPSKVPNLPSRDDNPKQINKIRTNFTSDSNTKRPTSHSAKDYVNLKEEIILPPHPKQKDKRMKIQAKNDLAVDEVYENEEIPKIQHSKKPKR